The Coffea arabica cultivar ET-39 chromosome 1e, Coffea Arabica ET-39 HiFi, whole genome shotgun sequence genome has a window encoding:
- the LOC113697672 gene encoding IQ domain-containing protein IQM2, producing the protein MGVSFSCLLAAYCDLQDGLDSVIVKSIGFSGDDEKKTPEWSMGISSQDSESKAFLSLDYGNCQSVIDTETEEMGNQSLKQSMATVKVPQLPILDCSNPKHEAAVKLQKVYKSFRTRRKLADCAVLIENSWWKLLDFAELKHSSISFFDLDKHESAISRWSRARTRAAKVGKGLSKNGKAQKLALQHWLEAIDPRHRYGHNLHFYYVKWFHSQSKEPFFYWLDIGEGKEVNLVEKCPRTKLQQQCIKYLGPMERKAYEVAVEDGKLFYKQTGELLDTSDEPKAKWIFVLGTTRTMYVGKKKKGTFQHSSFLAGGAALAAGRIVVENGILKAVWPHSGHYRPTPENFQDFISFLRDNNVDLTDVKLDSVDEDESFGRTTSGHLRNNSSEEDLADKIGLKIEESDVVDSNLERRINSEKGLNKAPAELTQSRPLDCFASKLTNLQIPSKDALVERFKSESELVQLDPNSLPPESPTDGYETAEESSESEKPRPNLSTKELDATKEHSVSEDSILRISPHSGLKPFQLGNKLSCKWSTGAGPRIGCLRDYPSELQSHALEQANLSPRSACILHRTGHHRRPQSSPLCKKEVHFSC; encoded by the exons ATGGGTGTATCATTTTCGTGCCTATTGGCTGCATACTGTGATCTCCAGGATGGACTTGACTCAGTAATTGTGAAATCCATTGGCTTCTCTGGAGATGATGAAAAGAAGACACCAGAGTGGTCTATGGGCATCAGCAGCCAAGATTCTGAATCAAAAGCATTTCTATCACTCGATTATGGAAACTGCCAATCTGTAATTGACACTGAGACTGAAGAGATGGGCAATCAGTCTTTAAAACAAAGTATGGCCACTGTTAAAGTGCCACAATTGCCAATCCTGGATTGCAGCAACCCGAAGCATGAAGCTGCTGTAAAGTTGCAGAAAGTATACAAAAGCTTCCGGACTAGAAGAAAGTTGGCAGATTGTGCTGTTCTAATCGAGAACAGTTG GTGGAAGCTATTAGATTTTGCAGAACTCAAGCATAGTTCAATATCATTCTTTGACCTTGATAAACATGAGAGTGCTATCTCACGCTGGTCAAGAGCAAGAACACGAGCTGCCAAAGTAGGGAAAGGACTGTCAAAGAATGGAAAAGCACAGAAACTTGCATTGCAACATTGGCTTGAGGCG ATTGATCCTCGACATCGTTATGGACACAATCTACATTTCTATTATGTCAAATGGTTTCATTCTCAAAGCAAAGAACCTTTCTTCTACtg GCTAGATATCGGAGAAGGAAAAGAGGTTAATCTTGTTGAGAAATGTCCTCGAACAAAACTTCAGCAGCAGTGCATTAAGTATCTTGGCCCG ATGGAAAGAAAGGCTTATGAAGTTGCAGTGGAAGATGGAAAACTCTTCTATAAGCAAACAGGAGAGTTACTTGACACCTCTGATGAACCTAAGGCTAAATGGATTTTCGTTCTCGGTACCACAAGGACCATGTATGTGGGCAAGAAAAAGAAGGGAACATTTCAGCACTCTAGTTTTCTGGCGGGGGGTGCCGCATTAGCTGCTGGGAGGATAGTTGTTGAGAACGGCATCTTAAAG GCTGTCTGGCCTCACAGTGGCCATTATCGGCCAACACCAGAAAATTTTCAAGACTTCATTTCATTTCTGAGGGACAACAATGTGGATCTAACTGATGTCAAG CTTGACTCTGTAGATGAAGATGAATCATTTGGAAGGACAACCAGTGGACACCTAAGGAATAACTCCTCTGAAGAGGATCTGGCTGACAAAATTGGCTTGAAGATAGAAGAGAGTGATGTCGTAGACTCGAATTTAGAAAGAAGAATTAACTCCGAGAAAGGATTAAATAAAGCTCCTGCTGAACTCACTCAGTCAAGGCCACTCGACTGCTTTGCTAGTAAATTGACAAATCTTCAGATACCAAGCAAAGACGCTTTAGTAGAGAGGTTCAAGTCTGAAAGCGAACTAGTTCAATTAGATCCCAACAGCTTGCCACCAGAATCCCCCACGGATGGTTATGAAACAGCAGAAGAATCATCTGAATCAGAAAAGCCAAGGCCTAACTTGTCTACTAAAGAGCTTGATGCAACTAAAGAACATTCTGTATCCGAAGACTCTATTCTGAGGATCAGTCCTCATTCAGGATTGAAACCATTCCAATTAGGGAATAAGTTGTCTTGCAAATGGAGTACGGGAGCTGGTCCACGGATAGGCTGTTTAAGGGACTACCCGTCTGAGCTACAATCCCATGCTCTAGAACAAGCTAACTTATCTCCCAGAAGTGCTTGTATCCTGCACAGAACAGGTCATCATAGGAGGCCACAGTCATCTCCATTGTGTAAGAAAGAAGTACATTTCAGTTGCTGA